In Vanrija pseudolonga chromosome 4, complete sequence, a single window of DNA contains:
- the LAC12_8 gene encoding Lactose permease, which translates to MLTRIPTGTWLPAYVPQRTTVLATILLLCSMVQSATVGYDGSCLNGLNILPSYANYFNLNAATTGLNTASIFIGGILANLVGGMLTDHYGRRLSMLYFSLLSLLGIVLQAAAQNTAMFTVARVVLGFGTGVNGIAAGVYLNEAFPSRWRTWGVGTLNNFYYIGALIAAGVTLGTSSWPNSTWAWRLPSLLQGVFSIICIVLLPFIPESPRWLVHRGLNDAARTTVAACNADGDASDPRAMAVYAEIVDTLTWEREVGKTLSPLEIFKGKTTRRRLMIGASPGVITSSTGNIIASYYLGDELTSAGVTSSLAQLKANVVLNVWCLACAVAGTQLLVRWGRKPSALACQFALIVLLYIIGGLSKVYADHTAAGVTSSNALVYGNVAAIFLFQGAYSVCYTPILNLYPPEIMNFSMRANGFAFMNLLLNCCALVLVYVMPIGIANIGWKMYMVNASWDWLFLIFIAVFWVETKGRTLEEIDEIFEDRHPHVSDVEDKAGHPVDVSVGEVKEVPEEGKVE; encoded by the exons ATGCTCACCCGCATCCCGACCGGCACCTGGCTCCCAGCGTACGTGCCCCAGCGCACAACCGTGCTGGCAACCATCCTCCTGCTGTGCTCGATGGTGCAGAGTGCCACCG TCGGCTACGACGGGTCCTGCCTCAACGGCCTCAACATCCTGCCTT CGTACGCAAACTACTTCAACCTCAatgccgcgacgacggggttGAACACGGCGAGTATCTTCATCGGCGGCATCCTGGCCAATCTCG TCGGCGGCATGCTAACCGACCACtacggccgccgcctctccATGCTCTACttctccctcctctcccttCTCGGCATAGTCCtgcaggcagcagcacaaaACACGGCCATGTTCACCGTAGCCCGCGTCGTGCTGGGCTTCGGGACGGGCGTGAATGGcatcgcggcgggcgtgtaCTTGAACGAGGCGTTTCCCAGCCGGTGGCGGACGTGGGGGGTGGGGACGCTCAACAACTTTTACTA CAtcggcgcgctcatcgccgctGGCGTCACGCTCGGCACCAGCTCGTGGCCCAACTCTACCTGGGCGTGGCGCCTGCCTTCCCTCCTGCAGGGCGTCTTCAGCATCATCTGCATCGTCCTCCTACCGTTCAT CCCCGAATCCCCCCGCTGGCTAGTCCACCGCGGCCTCAACGACGCAGCCCGCACCACCGTGGCGGCATGCAacgcggacggcgacgcgtcCGACCCGCGCGCCATGGCGGTGTACGCCGAGATCGTCGACACACTGACGTgggagcgcgaggtgggcAAGACGCTGTCCCCGCTCGAGATCTTCAAGGGCAAGACTACGCGCCGGAGGCTCATGATTGGGGCTTCGCCGGGAGTCATCACCTCGAGCACGGGGAACATTAtcg CGTCGTAttacctcggcgacgagctcaccTCCGCCGGGGTCACCTCGTccctcgcgcagctcaaAGCCAACGTCGTCCTCAACGTATGGTGCCTCGcgtgcgccgtcgcgggcacCCAGCTGCTCGTGCGCTGGGGCCGCAAGCCGAGCGCGCTCGCGTGCCAGTTTGCTCTCATCGTGCTGCTGTATATCATTGGCGGGCTGAGCAAGGTGTATGCCGACCACACTGCGGCGGGGGTGACGAGCTCGAATGCCCTGGTATATGGCAACGTCGCGGCGATTTTCCTGTTCCAGGGGGCGTACTC CGTCTGCTACACGCCCATCCTCAATCTCTACCCGCCGGAGATCATGAACTTCTCTATGCGCGCCAACGGTTTCGCGTTCATGAACCTGTTGTTGAACTGCTGCGC CCTCGTTCTCGTCTACGTCATGCCGATTGGAAT cgccaaTATCGGCTGGAAGATGTACATGGTCAACGCGTCGTGGGACTGGCTGTTCCTCATCTTCATT GCCGTGTTCTGGGTCGAGACAAAGGGCCgcacgctcgaggagattgacgaGATCTTCGAGGACCGGCACCCGCACGTCTCGGACGTGGAGGACAAGGCGGGGCATCCGGTGGATGTCAGTGTGGGGgaggtcaaggaggtgcCGGAGGAGGGTAAGGTGGAGTAG
- the gluP_1 gene encoding Glucose/galactose transporter yields MPSGATGNATANPFKVGLFPLHYLTAFILVTTLFFLWGFAYGLLDVLNKHFQNVLNITKLKSTGLQVAYFGFGYFCFSPVAGEVMKRKGYKFTIIMGLSLYALGAIMFWPCAKFSMSSSNKDAVFGGFVVCTGVIASGLASLEVAANSYISVMPPVSVSSFRLQLSQAFNGVAQFAGPFIAAKYFFRGENANNLTNVQWVYLAVAIVGVIVALLFLFTKLPEVEEADLVADDTQERRPLWKETRAVTGFITQFFYVAAQVTIGALFLNYTHDAGFEDHRGSELLSYALILFTVGRFFGVVLLAVVTAPVLLGIYALIAAVVGILISTLHGTAGVAMVMLIMFFESIMFPIIFALATKNLGYNTRRGSSLVIMGIVGGAVYPPCQAAIADRWNTRVSFWIIVPNFLIIAAWSVYIWHIDGRHFTTSSEAKAVRDDNESGRGAEEGFEDVKAGAEVEHREKY; encoded by the exons CTACTGGCAACGCCACGGCCAACCCGTTCAAGGTTGGCCTCTTCCCCCTGCACTACC TCACGGCCTTCATCCTCGTCACGACGCTCTTCTTCCTCTGGGGCTTCGCGtacggcctgctcgacgtgctcaacaAGCACTTCCAGAACGTGCTCAACATCACCAAGCTCAAGTCGACGGGGCTGCAGGTGGCATACTTTGGTTTCGGCTACTTCTGCTTCTCGCCCGTGGCCGGCGAGGTGATGAAGCGCAAGGGATACAAGTTCACGATCATCATGGGCCTGAGCCTGTACGCGCTCGGGGCGATCATGTTCTGGCCGTGCGCCAAGTTCTCcatgagcagcagcaacaaggACGCGGTGTTTGGCGGGTTTGTCGTGTGCACCGGCGTCATTGCGAGCgggctcgcgtcgctcgaaGTCGCGGCCAACTCGTACATCTCCGTCATGCCGCccgtgtccgtgtcgagctTCCGCCTGCAGCTCTCGCAGGCGTTcaacggcgtcgcgcagTTCGCAGGCCCGTTCATCGCCGCAAAGTACTTCTTCCGCGGGGAGAACGCAAACAACCTCACAAACGTCCAGTGGGTGTATCTTGCCGTCGcgatcgtcggcgtcatcgtcgccctGCTGTTCCTCTTCACCAAGCtccccgaggtcgaggaggcggatctcgtcgccgacgacacgcagGAGCGCCGCCCGCTGTGGAAGGAGACTCGCGCCGTCACGGGGTTCATCACCCAGTTCTTCTACGTCGCGGCCCAGGTCACCATCGGCGCGTTGTTCCTCAACTACACCCACGACGCCGGGTTCGAGGACCACCGCGGCTCCGAGCTGCTCTCGTACGCGCTCATCCTGTTCACCGTCGGCCGTTTCTtcggcgtcgtgctgctcgctgtCGTCACTGCCCCCGTCTTGCTCGGCATTTATGCCCTCAtcgccgcggtcgtcgggATCCTCATCTCGACGCTGCacggcaccgccggcgtcgcaATGGTCATGCTCATCATGTTCTTCGA ATCAATCATGTTCCCAATCAtcttcgcgctcgcgacAAAGAACCTCGGGTAcaacacgcgccgcggctcgtCCCTGGTGATCATGGGcattgtcggcggcgccgtctaCCCGCCGTGCCaggccgccatcgccgacagGTGGAACACGCGCGTGTCGTTCTGGATCATTGTGCCGAACTTTTTGATCATCGCCGCGTGGTCAGTCTACATCTGGCACATTGACGGCCGGCACTTCACCACCTCgagcgaggccaaggccgtgcgcgacgacaacgagagCGGCcggggcgccgaggaggggttcgaggacgtcaaggcTGGCGCTGAGGTCGAGCATCGTGAGAAGTACTAG
- the aphA_0 gene encoding Acid phosphatase has product MLPASAFAVLALLAPAVSAAPAKRAVDTAYPYTGPAIPVGDPVNPSVDNGGKGNGKGYPRLWEHPAVYPAPGAYPTNNINVISSAYFPGGINIHFQTPFGIGANPVVQYGTSKSKLDQTATGFTHTYDRTPPCSLLPVTQCSQFFHEVQIKNLQPGATYYYKIPGGNGTTPSDVLSFTTALPAGDKTEFTVAVLADMGYTNAKGTHLQVLDAVNDGAAFVWHGGDISYADQWYAGYLHCDPSWDVCYNGTNSKLATPDGKPDNPDYSIPLPDGEFPSQGGPWGGDISTIYESNWDLWQQWMVDITKKVPYMVLPGNHETSCAEFDGTNGELAAVLVDNKAPGSTSKSKLSYYSCPESQRNFTAYINRFHMPGDVSGGVGNFWYSFDYGLAHFISFDGETDYYKSPEYPFVADLKGNETHPLLNQTYPTDAGPFGAINGSYKDNTAYQQYQWLVDDLKKVDRTKTPWVIASTHRPFYSSQTAAYEANIRNAFEDVLIKGGVDLYISGHIHWYERTFPIGHNGTIDKASVINNNTYKTNPGVSITHIINGAAGNVESHSTLGKAPVLPLTNTLDQTHYGFGKLKIHNETALSYEFLHGEDGSVADWVYLIKDKAPGGGSTGGGQGGQGGNGGNGGNGGNGNGGGQGGNGGNGGNGGNGNGGGNGGNGGNGGNGGNGQ; this is encoded by the exons ATGCTCCCCGCCTCCGCgttcgccgtgctcgcgctcctcgcgccggctGTGTCTGCCGcgcccgccaagcgcgccgtcgacaccgcATACCCGTACACTGGCCCCGCCATCCCCGTCGGCGACCCCGTCAACCCCTCGGtcgacaacggcggcaagggcaacgGCAAGGGATACCCCCGCCTGTGGGAGCACCCGGCCGTGTATCCCGCCCCCGGTGCGTACCCGACCAACAACATCAACGTGATCAGCAGCGCCTACTTCCCCGGCGGCATCAACATCCACTTCCAGACGCCCTTCGGCATCGGCGCGAACCCCGTTGTTCAGTATGGCACTAGCAAGAGCAAGCTTGACCAGACGGCCACGGGCTTCACGCACAC TTACGACCGCACGCCCCCCtgctccctcctccccgtgACCCAGTGCTCGCAGTTCTTCCACGAAGTCCAGATCAAGAACCTCCAGCCCGGCGCGACCTACTACTACAAGATCCCCGGAGGCAACGGCACCACGCCGTCCGACGTGCTCTCGTTCACGACGGCCCTTCCCGCCGGCGACAAGACCGAGTTCACGGTCGcggtcctcgccgacatgggCTACACGAACGCCAAGGGCACGCACCTgcaggtgctcgacgcggtcaacgacggcgccgcgttcgtgtggcacggcggcgacatcTCGTACGCCGACCAGTGGTACGCGGGCTACCTGCACTGCGACCCGTCGTGGGACGTGTGCTACAACGGCACCAACTCGAAGCTCGCCACGCCCGACGGCAAGCCCGACAACCCAGACTACTCGATCCCGCTGCCTGACGGCGAGTTCCCCTCCCAGGGCGGCCCTTGGGGCGGCGACATCTCCACCATCTACGAGTCCAACTGGGACCTGTGGCAGCAGTGGATGGTCGACATCACCAAGAAGGTCCCCTACATGGTCCTTCCGGGCAACCACGAGACGTCGTGCGCCGAGTTTGACGGCACGaacggcgagctcgccgccgtcctcgtcgacaacaaGGCGCCCGGCTCCACCTCCAAGTCCAAGCTCAGCTACTACTCGTGCCCGGAGAGCCAGCGCAACTTTACTGCGTACATTAACCGCTTCCACATGCCTGGTGATGtgtcgggcggcgtcggcaactTCTGGTACTCGTTCGACTATGGCCTCGCGCACTTTATCTCGTTCGACGGCGAGACCGACTACTACAAGTCGCCCGAGTACCCgttcgtcgccgacctcaagggcAACGAGACGCACCCGCTCCTCAACCAGACGTACCCGACCGACGCGGGACCGTTTGGCGCCATCAACGGATCGTACAAGGACAACACGGCGTACCAGCAGTACCAGTGGCTTGTGGACGACCTGAAGAAGGTCGACCGCACCAAGACGCCGTGGGTCATTGCGTCGACCCACCGTCCGTTCTACTCGTCCCAGACGGCCGCGTACGAGGCCAACATCCGCAACGCGTTCGAGGACGTCCTCATcaagggcggcgtcgacctgtACATCTCGGGTCACATCCACTGGTACGAGCGCACGTTCCCCATCGGTCACAACGGCACGATTGACAAGGCGTCGgtcatcaacaacaacacgtACAAGACCAACCCTGGTGTCTCCATCACGCACATCATCAACGGTGCTGCGGGTAACGTCGAGTCGCACTCGACGCTCGGCAAGGCGCCCGTCCTGCCCCTCACCAACACGCTCGACCAGACGCACTACGGCTTTGGCAAGCTCAAGATCCACAACGAGACGGCGCTCAGCTACGAGTTCCtgcacggcgaggacggcagcgtcgccgaCTGGGTCTACCTCATCAAGGACAAGGCTCCCGGTGGCGGCAGCACTGGCGGTGGCCAGGGTGGCCAGggtggcaacggcggcaacggggGTAACGGtggcaacggcaacggcggcggccagggaGGTAATGGTGGCAACGGGGGCAACGGGGGTAACGGTAACGGCGGTGGCAATGGTGGCAACGGTGGCAATGGTGGCAACGGCGGAAACG GGCAGTGA
- the adhC2_1 gene encoding NADP-dependent alcohol dehydrogenase C 2 → MPDTFKAWIGRDETAATGGLTFGDIEPKVFEADDVDVAVVYSGICGTDVSALGGEFGPIAPFGPRVAGHEVVGRVIRKGSAVTHLSVGDFVGVGAQADCCRQCKWCVEERVNYCTKMTVTYGGSKYQRGAAKAAKQQSYGGFAKHWRGSAKFAVKIPTGLDPALAAPLCCGGLTVYAPLRRWGAGTQRARNVGVVGIGGLGHMAILIAKGMGAHVTAISRGTSKRDDAFRLGADAYIATSENTRADFKQHRRSLDLIICTINPPELPLNDYLGLLAPEGQMVLVGVVLSPMDLMSGSLIANATGVSGSVIGTPEELGELFALAASGGVKPWINKVDMDDINQAIPAAKAGKAKYRYVLVNKDNGGVV, encoded by the exons ATGCCAGACACATTCAAGGCCTGGATCGGGAGGGACGAGACGGCCGCCACGGGCGGGCTGACGTTCGGCGACATTGAGCCCAAGGTgttcgaggccgacgacgtggaCG TCGCAGTCGTCTACTCTGGTATCTGCGGCACCGACGTCTCTGCCCTCGGTGGCGAGTTTGGCCCGATCGCGCCGTTCGGCCCCCGTGTCGCAGGCCACGAGGTGGTCGGGCGCGTGATCCGCAAGGGATCGGCCGTGACCCACCTGTCCGTCGGCGACTttgtcggcgttggcgcgcaGGCCGACTGCTGTCGGCAGTGCAAGTGGTGTGTCGAGG AACGCGTCAACTACTGCACCAAGATGACGGTCACGTACGGCGGCTCCAAGtaccagcgcggcgcggccaaggcggccaagcagCAGAGCTATGGCGGCTTCGCGAAGCACTGGCGCGGCAGCGCCAAGTTTGCCGTCAAGATTCCCACAGGGCTGGAcccggcgctcgctgcgccgctGTGCTGCGGCGGACTGACGGTGTatgcgccgctgcggcgaTGGGGGGCCGGcacgcagcgcgcgcgcaacgtcggcgtcgtgggtATCGGTGGCTTGGGCCACATGGCCATCTTGATCGCCAAGGGAATGGGCGCGCACGTCACCGCCATCTCGCGCGGTACGAGtaagcgcgacgacgcgttccgcctcggcgcggacgcgtACATTGCCACGAGCGAGAACACGCGCGCAGACTTCAAGCAGCACCGGAGGAGCCTCGACCTGATCATCTGCACCATTA ACCCCCCAGAGCTCCCGCTCAACGACTACCTCGGTCTGCTTGCGCCCGAGGGGCAGATGGTCCTCGTTGGCGTCGTCCTGTCCCCAATGGACTTGATGTCGGGGTCGCTGATTGCTA ATGCCACTGGCGTCTCCGGCTCCGTCATCGGCACCCCCGAGGAACTCGGCGAGCTgttcgccctcgcggccagcggcggcgtcaagccCTGGATCAACAAGGTGGACATGGACGACATCAACCAGGCGATcccggccgccaaggccggcaaggcAAAGTACCGCTACGTGCTGGTGAACAAGGACAACGGGGGTGTGGTGTGA
- the JLP1_1 gene encoding Alpha-ketoglutarate-dependent sulfonate dioxygenase, with translation MTTETLTEVAEGVKTLKLSPPVPQATAKAQWFSETGLPDEQYPYKHLLPTFDGHLKLPPLTDFEHKDPGHEALKHADPAAFLANADVDELTPRFGSEVSGVQLSQLDDAGRQQLALFVAQRGVVAFRDQDFVDQDPEWQINNWAKFFGRPHIHPTSGAPEGLPEFHLVYRSPKGTANFERPDQLTSVLWHSDVTYEKQPPGLTALFLYDSPKSGGDTSYVDQRQAYARLSPALAAFVETLKATHSGVEQAEHSRKGARGGIVKREPVINEHPVVRRHPVTGEKALFINRQFTRRIVGLKKEESDALLELLYAHIERGADFQVRLRWKPRTVVLWDNRITAHSALVDFDAVTTAKRHGARITPQAERPFI, from the exons ATGACGACCGAGACCCtcaccgaggtcgccgaAGGCGTCAAGACGCTCAAGCTCTCCCCGCCTGTGCCGCAGGCCACGGCCAAAGCCCAGTGGTTCAGCGAGACGGGCCTCCCGGACGAGCAGTATCCCTACAAGCACCTCCTGCCGACGTTTGACGGCCACCTCAAGCTCCCCCCGCTCACCGACTTCGAGCACAAGGACCCAGGccacgaggcgctcaagcacgccgacccggccgcgttcctcgccaacgcggacgtcgacgagctcacaCCCCGCTTCGGGTCCGAGGTGTCCGGGGTGCAGCTTAGCCAGCTTGACGACgcgggcaggcagcagctcgcgctgtttgtcgcgcagcgcggcgttgTT GCCTTCCGCGACCAAGACTTTGTCGACCAGGACCCCGAATGGCAGATCAACAACTGGGCCAAGTTCTTTGGCCGGCCGCACATCCACCCGACGTCGGGCGCGCCCGAGGGCCTGCCCGAGTTCCACCTGGTGTACCGCAGCCCGAAGGGCACGGCGAACTTTGAGCGGCCGGACCAGCTCACGTCGGTGCTGTGGCACAGCGACGTGACGTACGAGAAGCAGCCGCCTGGCTTGACCGCGCTGTTCCTGTACGACTCGCCGAAGAGCGGCGGGGACACGTCGTACGTCGACCAGCGGCAGGCGTATGCGCGTCtctcgcccgcgctcgcggcgttTGTCGAGACGCTGAAGGCGACGCACTcgggcgtcgagcaggccgagcactCGCGCAagggcgcgcgtggcggcaTTGTCAAGCGCGAGCCGGTCATCAACGAGCACcccgtcgtccgccgccaccccgtCACGGGCGAGAAGGCGCTCTTCATCAACCGCCAGTTCACGCGCCGCATCGTCGGcctcaagaaggaggagtCGGACGCGCTGCTTGAGCTGCTGTATGCGCACatcgagcgcggcgcagacTTCCAGGTACGCCTGCGCTGGAAGCCGCGCACCGTCGTGTTGTGGGATAACAGGATCACGGCGCACAGCGCGCTCGTGGACTTTGACGCCGTCACGACCGCCaagcgccacggcgcgcgcatcACCCCGCAGGCTGAGCGCCCCTTTATCTAG
- the asaE_9 gene encoding MFS transporter asaE — protein sequence MSHTAMSSTATTTAIELGEMEGSRSPYAMAPAGADTPLEPSAAPSLHGSDSAPGDRELAALAPADKGAQAWLFLFGATVIETTVWGLLNAVGVLQNYWMTERFRGHDSTVTLAASLMNGLSFMSVGVFGPLFAAFPRHTKMIQTAGLIVSSIGLISSAFVNSPTQLIGTLGILYPCAAALYLPAATLVYEWFHVRRGLASGIMFAGTGVGGTVFPFILDGLLNKFGYKAAMVSLGLGFFAINAACLVFIRRRIPLAPEMGRRPSLNYRIFTTWAFWCGFIVLLLTSMGNFNPTLWIPAFADNVGVHKPNGVAIVSIMNAASVFGNALIGYLSDHVRTKIMCVAVCTIGAVAVLVAWGFGTSAAPLVLFAIVWGMSALCFVSLWSKIITRICKDDPMLPMLVFSVFAVLRGVGNVTSGPISTRLLETSAFKGAAGAFGSTNFGAVLIYTAATTFLGGAVGAFFPA from the exons ATGTCCCACACCGCCATGTCCTCAACAGCCACGACGACCGCAATCGAGCTAGGCGAGATGGagggctcgcgctcgccgtaCGCCATGGCGCCTGCCGGGGCGgacacgccgctcgagccgtccgccgcgccgtcgttacacggcagcgacagcgccCCAGgcgaccgcgagctcgcggccttggcgccagCCGACAAGGGCGCCCAGGCATGGCTCTTCCTCTTCGGCGCGACGGTCATCGAGACGACGGTCTGGGGGCTGCtcaacgccgtcggcgtgctgcaAAACTACTGGATGACTGAGCGGTTCCGGGGGCACGACTCGACGGTGACGCTCGCTGCGTCGCTGATGAACGGTCTATCGTTCATGAGCGTCGGCGTGTTCGGGCCCCTGTTCGCCGCGTTCCCGCGGCACACGAAGATGATCCAGACTGCCGGACTGATCGTGTCGAGCATCGGGCTGATCAGCTCGGCGTTTGTCAACAGCCCCACGCAGCTCATCGGCACCCTCGGCATCCTGTAcccctgcgccgcggcgctgtaCCTCCCTGCTGCGACGCTCGTGTACGAGTGGTTCCATGTCCGCCGAGGGCTGGCGAGCGGCATCATGTTCGCGGgcaccggcgtcggcggcaccgtctTC CCGTtcatcctcgacggcctgctCAACAAGTTCGGATACAAAGCCGCAATGGTCTCCCTCGGCCTGGGCTTCTTCGCCATCAACGCCGCCTGCCTCGTCTTCATCCGCCGCCGTATCCCCCTCGCGCCAGAGATGGGCCGCAGGCCGAGCCTCAACTACCGCATCTTCACGACCTGGGCGTTCTGGTGCGGATTCatcgtgctcctcctcacctcCATGGGCAACTTCAACCCGACGCTGTGGATCCCAG CGTTCGCGGACAACGTCGGCGTCCACAAGCCCAACGGCGTTGCCATCGTCTCGATCATGAACG CCGCTTCAGTGTTCGGCAACGCGCTCATCGGCTACCTCTCCGACCACGTCCGCACCAAGATCATGTGCGTGGCAGTGTGCACCAtcggcgcggtcgccgtGCTGGTCGCCTGGGGCTtcggcacgagcgcggccccgctcgtcctcttcgccATCGTGTGGGGCATGAGCGCGCTGTGCTTCGTCAGCCTGTGGAGCAAGATCATCACCCGGATATGCAAGGACGACCCCATGCTCCCCATGCTTGTGTTCTCCGTGTTTGCCGTGctccgcggcgtcggcaacgtCACCAGCGGGCCCATCTCCACCCGCCTGCTTGAGACCAGCGCGTTCAAGGGGGCCGCGGGCGCGTTCGGGTCAACGAACTTT GGCGCGGTACTCATCTacacggccgcgacgaccttcctcggcggcgctgtcggcgcaTTTTTCCCGGCCTGA
- the abfB_0 gene encoding Extracellular exo-alpha-L-arabinofuranosidase, whose translation MFTKLAALTVLGLAAAQTVTVTVTVTAPCQSVSSTTSAPSSSSTTSAPSSSSTAPPTASGKPIHPNGNTKKCLDVQGNVQANGTPVQIYDCNGSPAQNWVISKGSTAVQLAGTQYCLDASSSPGNGVGLKIWQCYPGLTQQTWWYTDDNRIAVQGQGQCLDLTNGDLTNGVQQQTWQCTGGNTHQIWTQ comes from the exons ATGTtcaccaagctcgccgccctcaccgtcctcggcctcgccgccgcccagaccGTCACCGTGACCGTCACCGTCACTGCCCCGTGCCAGTCGGTCTCgagcaccacctcggcgccctcgtcgtcgtcgaccacctcggccccctcgagcagctcgaccgcgcccCCCACCGCCTCGGGCAAGCCCATCCACCCCAACGGCAACACCAAGAAGTGTCTCGACGTCCAGGGCAACGTCCAGGCCAACGGCACCCCCGTGCAGATCTACGACTGCAACGGCTCGCCTGCTCAGAACTGGGTC aTCTCCAAGGGCTCGACTGCcgtccagctcgccggcaCCCAGTACTGCCTTGACGCTTCGTCGA gccccggcaacggcgtcggcctcaaGATCTGGCAGTGCTACCCCGGCCTCACGCAGCAGACGTGGTGGTACACCGACGACAACCGCATCGCCGTCCAGGGCCAGGGCCAGTGCCTCGACCTCACCAACGGCGACCTCACCAACGGTGTCCAGCAGCAGACCTGGCAGTGCACCGGCGGCAACACGCACCAGATCTGGACCCAGTAA
- the adhA_1 gene encoding putative formaldehyde dehydrogenase AdhA has translation MSTDYKFNAWTGQNDDAINGNLVYKEITPKPWDEDDVDVKIIYSSICGSDVSGLAGHFGPVQPDRVAGHEIAGEVVRVGSQVKNLKVGDKVGIGAQCDACGECRWCGDHRENLCPKMTFTYGGHQYPRGNAKGTQTYGGFAKYWRGNAKFAVKVPEGVDLAEVGPLCCGGLTVYAPLARFGAGSRAKEVGVVGIGGLGHMAIMIGNAMGANVTAISRGASKEAQAKELGAKNYIATSNDLKADFAPHARSLDLIICTINPHNLPVSDYASLLSPDGTIVFVGVVPEPFAISSFQLIQGQIAVAGSLIGSPDDLANLFELAARKNIHPWIEKFNMDDINTAIQGARDGKPRYRYVLVNTDNGGKL, from the exons ATGTCCACCGACTACAAGTTCAACGCCTGGACCGGGcagaacgacgacgcgatcaaCGGCAACCTCGTCTACAAGGAGATCACGCCCAAGCCgtgggacgaggacgatgtgGATG TCAAGATCATCTACTCGTCCATCTGCGGCTCGGACGTCTCGGGCCTCGCGGGCCACTTTGGCCCCGTGCAGCCCGACCGTGTCGCCGGCCACGAGatcgccggcgaggtcgtgcgcgtcggctCGCAGGTCAAGAAcctcaaggtcggcgacaaggtcggcatcggcgcgcAGTGCGATGCGTGTGGGGAGTGCCGCTGGTGCGGTGACC ACCGCGAGAACCTCTGCCCCAAGATGACGTTCACGTACGGCGGGCACCAGTACCCGCGCGGCAACGCCAAGGGCACGCAGACGTACGGCGGTTTCGCCAAGTACTGGCGCGGCAACGCCAAGTTCGCCGTCAAGGTGcccgagggcgtcgacctcgctgaAGTCGGCCCGctgtgctgcggcggcctgACGGTctacgcgccgctcgcgcgcttcggcgccggcagccgcgcgaaggaggtcggcgtcgtcggtaTCGGCGGCCTGGGCCACATGGCCATCATGATCGGCAACGCGATGGGCGCGAACGTGACTGCTATttcgcgcggcgcgtccaAGGAGGCCCAGGCGAAGGAGCTTGGCGCGAAGAACTACATTGCGACGAGCAACGACCTCAAGGCGGACTttgcgccgcacgcgcgtTCGCTCGACCTGATCATCTGCACCATCA ACCCCCACAACCTCCCGGTCTCCGACTACGCctcgctcctctcgccgGACGGCACGATCGTcttcgtcggcgtcgtgcccgagCCGTTCGCCATCTCGTCCTTCCAGCTCATCCAGGGCCAGATCGCGGTCGCCGGCTCGCTGATCGGCTCGCCTGATGACCTCGCCAACCTGTtcgagctggccgccagGAAGAACATCCACCCCTGGATCGAAAAGTTCAACATGGACGACATCAACACTGCCATCcagggcgcgcgcgacggcaagccgCGATACCGCTACGTGCTCGTTAACACGGACAACGGGGGCAAGCTGTAG